Proteins from a genomic interval of Paenibacillus sp. RC334:
- a CDS encoding YhgE/Pip domain-containing protein, producing MQKIWQIYLTDWKNVFKVSTGTLLVIGIILLPSVYAWVNLKAMWDPYANTSGIKIAVTSQDQGAEVNGKKINIGDEVLHNLQNNKKLGWTFVNEAEARKGVLNGDYYASLLIPKDFSEKITSVLTENPQKPEIDYAVNEKINAVAPKITSSGATALTNQISQNFIETASQAVLTKLKEAGVKLEEELPTIRNIENRVLELNNRLPDIDRLGKQAIELEQNLPKIKAQGQKIIALKEKIPEINRAGDLVLKIEKNLPELDKVAAVILDIQKRLPDIQKAGDRIVELDQNFGKVEGALATALEDTQTALKVINAAQKALPEVQKIADTGKDFTNGLLDFLDKNDGALDSIGTVVKEDLQLVQQMANEVSEITGIIRGVDFDPKAAQAAVNRVSGRLTTAVGVLDRISQLLSRVNGYLPSQPLDSLISRVSGVEGRFRRLNSTVTSIGDAIQRGEKPAQNLLDNADRLAGEISKGIDSILGNYDTEYAPAIQKALDQIKTVARNSANVLNTAQEQLPNIEKILNDAQAAAQFGQEELTRLQQDLPQYRQKLHEAATTIQGRMGEFTNAVNKAADFVNNDLPAVKSKIHQAADFVRNDLPKAEQQFIKMADLIENKFPEAEHAVHQVANFVRTDLPAAEDSIRQAADTIRKLKGENALGRAIALLKGDVKKESDFLGSPVSLKQERIYPIPNYGSAMSPFYTTLSIWVGAMLLVSMFRVDVEDPEGKYKSYQVYFGRLMTFSTIGIFQALSVSVGDLFLLGAYVDAKVSFVLSSILISLVFTAMTYTLVSVFGNIGKGLAVILLVLQFSSSGGTFPIATSTPFFQALNPFVPFTYAVSLLRETVGGMLPSTVTRDVVMLFVFIGVCFLFGLVFKKPLSKYTKKMAERAKETKLIP from the coding sequence TTGCAGAAGATATGGCAAATCTACTTAACAGACTGGAAAAATGTATTCAAAGTATCAACCGGGACTTTATTAGTCATTGGTATTATTCTTTTGCCTTCCGTCTATGCATGGGTAAATTTGAAAGCAATGTGGGATCCTTATGCGAATACATCTGGTATTAAAATTGCAGTAACGAGTCAGGATCAGGGTGCTGAGGTGAACGGGAAGAAGATTAATATCGGTGACGAGGTTTTGCATAACCTTCAAAATAACAAGAAACTGGGCTGGACCTTTGTCAACGAAGCAGAAGCGAGAAAAGGTGTGCTGAATGGAGATTATTACGCGAGTCTGCTCATTCCAAAGGATTTTTCCGAAAAAATTACGAGCGTGCTCACGGAAAATCCGCAAAAGCCAGAGATTGATTACGCCGTCAATGAAAAAATTAATGCGGTCGCACCGAAAATTACATCTTCGGGAGCAACCGCTCTGACGAATCAGATTAGCCAAAACTTTATTGAAACCGCCAGTCAGGCCGTACTAACCAAGTTAAAGGAAGCTGGGGTGAAGCTGGAGGAGGAGCTGCCAACCATTCGCAACATTGAGAACCGGGTGTTGGAGCTGAACAACCGACTGCCGGATATCGACAGGTTAGGCAAGCAGGCAATCGAGTTGGAGCAGAATTTGCCGAAAATTAAGGCACAGGGACAAAAGATCATCGCATTGAAGGAGAAAATCCCTGAAATTAACCGTGCTGGCGATCTGGTGCTCAAAATTGAAAAAAACTTGCCCGAGCTGGACAAGGTGGCGGCGGTTATTTTAGATATACAAAAAAGGCTGCCGGATATTCAAAAGGCCGGAGATCGGATCGTGGAGCTGGACCAAAATTTCGGTAAGGTAGAAGGCGCATTGGCTACGGCCCTAGAGGATACACAAACGGCGCTCAAGGTCATTAATGCCGCACAAAAAGCATTGCCGGAAGTACAAAAAATTGCGGATACGGGCAAGGATTTTACAAACGGATTGCTTGACTTTCTGGATAAAAATGATGGTGCGCTTGATTCAATCGGAACGGTGGTCAAAGAGGATTTACAGTTGGTACAGCAAATGGCAAATGAAGTTTCGGAGATCACAGGGATCATCCGCGGTGTTGATTTTGATCCTAAAGCAGCACAGGCTGCAGTGAATCGGGTTAGCGGAAGACTGACCACTGCCGTGGGAGTGCTGGATCGTATTTCTCAGTTGCTGTCCCGTGTTAACGGGTATTTGCCGAGTCAGCCGCTGGATTCGCTCATTTCCCGTGTGAGCGGTGTAGAAGGCCGTTTCCGTCGCTTGAATAGCACGGTTACAAGCATCGGGGATGCCATTCAGCGCGGCGAGAAGCCTGCACAAAATCTGCTGGATAACGCTGACCGCCTTGCTGGAGAAATCAGCAAGGGGATTGACAGCATTTTGGGCAACTATGATACGGAATACGCACCAGCCATTCAAAAAGCGTTGGATCAAATAAAGACCGTTGCCCGTAATTCTGCGAATGTGCTGAATACGGCCCAAGAGCAGCTGCCGAATATTGAAAAAATATTAAACGACGCTCAGGCTGCCGCACAATTCGGTCAGGAAGAACTGACCCGTCTCCAACAGGATCTGCCGCAATACCGGCAAAAGCTGCATGAAGCGGCTACGACGATTCAGGGACGCATGGGCGAATTTACGAATGCTGTAAACAAAGCAGCGGACTTCGTGAATAACGATTTGCCAGCAGTTAAAAGTAAGATTCATCAGGCGGCGGATTTTGTGCGCAACGATTTGCCGAAGGCGGAGCAGCAGTTTATCAAAATGGCTGACCTGATTGAGAACAAGTTTCCTGAGGCAGAACATGCGGTGCACCAGGTCGCCAATTTTGTGAGAACGGATCTTCCTGCTGCTGAGGATTCCATACGTCAGGCCGCAGACACGATTCGCAAGCTCAAAGGCGAAAATGCCCTTGGACGGGCCATTGCATTGCTCAAGGGGGATGTGAAAAAGGAGAGCGATTTTCTCGGCAGTCCGGTTTCATTGAAACAGGAGCGTATTTATCCGATTCCGAACTATGGTTCTGCGATGTCGCCTTTTTATACCACATTGTCGATTTGGGTAGGTGCAATGCTGCTGGTGTCGATGTTCAGGGTAGATGTGGAAGACCCGGAAGGTAAATACAAAAGCTACCAAGTGTACTTCGGACGGCTTATGACGTTCTCCACTATCGGTATATTTCAGGCGCTTAGCGTGTCGGTCGGTGACTTGTTCCTGCTCGGGGCATATGTGGATGCCAAAGTTTCATTTGTACTTTCCTCCATACTGATCAGTCTCGTATTCACAGCTATGACCTATACACTGGTTTCGGTGTTTGGCAATATCGGTAAGGGGCTGGCGGTTATCTTGCTGGTGCTTCAGTTCTCCAGCTCAGGGGGCACATTCCCGATTGCGACGAGCACGCCGTTTTTTCAAGCATTGAATCCGTTCGTTCCTTTCACCTATGCGGTTAGTCTGTTACGAGAAACGGTAGGGGGGATGCTGCCTTCGACGGTGACACGTGATGTGGTGATGCTGTTTGTATTTATCGGGGTTTGCTTCCTGTTTGGATTGGTATTTAAGAAGCCGCTCAGCAAGTATACGAAAAAGATGGCTGAGCGAGCGAAAGAGACTAAATTGATTCCTTGA
- a CDS encoding glycogen/starch/alpha-glucan phosphorylase has product MFSNKEAFKQAFQEQLVGRLGKPMQEAQAEDIYKVLGGMIREQVGKNWAETNQAYKEGQEKQVYYFSLEFLIGRLLGSNLLNLGVLDMVRQALGELGWDLEKIEEQEADAGLGNGGLGRLAACFMDSLASLGYAGHGCGIRYKYGLFEQRIVDGNQVELPDYWLQKGNVWEERRPDKKVEVQFWGRVETREENGRLVFETQDAETVWAVPYDIPLVGYGHAQVNTLRIWSAESALDPVRGPIRGEGGYYRFLDYNRSVESISAFLYPDDSNYEGKLLRLKQQYFLCSAGLQSILRTFEKLRLPYSQLPDKIALHINDTHPTLVIPELMRILMDVKGLGWDEAWDITTRTVSYTNHTILSEALEQWPVNMVRELLPRVSLIIEEINKRYCAMLLERYPGQDIKIGEMAIIHGEQIRMAHLAIVGSYSVNGVAALHTQILKQREMKPFHELYPGRFNNKTNGIAHRRWLMHANPELASLYDETIGTRWRTRPRELIDLLRYSGDESFKERIQAIKRNNKVRLAEQVFAKQSVRLDTSSIFDVQVKRLHGYKRQLLNILHVMHVYNQLKHNPSLDVVPRTFIFGAKAAPGYYLAKQTIKLINNVADTINRDVDVRDKLKVVFLENYSVSLAELIIPAADVSEQISTAGKEASGTGNMKFMMNGALTLGTLDGANVEMHEMVGDANMFIFGMKVDQIEAYYRDGQYSARKTANSDERLREVLDQLVNDAPFTRHEREFEAIYQSLIDHNDEYFVLKDFAAYVDTQVHIEQVYRNPSEWTRRAIVNMAHAGKFSSDCTIQQYAADIWNIVPLQNDVNKRILS; this is encoded by the coding sequence TTGTTCAGCAATAAGGAAGCATTTAAGCAGGCTTTTCAAGAGCAACTGGTCGGAAGGCTGGGCAAGCCGATGCAGGAAGCTCAGGCGGAAGACATATACAAGGTTTTGGGCGGTATGATCCGCGAACAAGTCGGCAAAAATTGGGCGGAAACGAACCAAGCCTATAAAGAAGGACAAGAGAAGCAGGTCTATTACTTTTCACTGGAATTTTTGATAGGCCGTCTGCTGGGCAGCAATTTGCTGAATTTGGGCGTGCTGGATATGGTCCGGCAGGCACTGGGAGAGCTGGGCTGGGATCTGGAAAAGATTGAAGAACAGGAGGCAGACGCGGGGCTGGGCAATGGCGGTCTCGGCCGTCTGGCGGCTTGCTTCATGGATTCGCTGGCATCCCTTGGCTATGCAGGACATGGCTGCGGCATCCGTTACAAGTATGGCCTGTTCGAGCAGCGTATTGTGGATGGAAACCAGGTGGAGCTGCCTGATTACTGGCTGCAAAAAGGGAACGTCTGGGAGGAGCGCCGCCCCGACAAGAAGGTCGAGGTTCAGTTCTGGGGACGTGTGGAAACTCGGGAGGAGAACGGTCGTCTTGTATTCGAGACGCAGGATGCCGAAACGGTCTGGGCAGTTCCGTACGATATTCCGCTTGTGGGCTACGGACATGCGCAGGTGAATACGCTGCGGATCTGGAGTGCGGAATCGGCACTTGATCCTGTCCGAGGGCCGATTCGAGGCGAAGGCGGTTACTACCGCTTTCTTGACTACAATCGTTCGGTAGAATCCATTTCGGCGTTTCTGTACCCGGACGATTCGAATTATGAGGGCAAGCTGCTTCGCTTGAAGCAGCAGTATTTCCTCTGCTCGGCCGGCTTGCAAAGTATTTTGCGGACGTTTGAGAAGCTTCGGTTGCCCTACAGCCAGTTGCCTGACAAAATAGCGCTGCATATTAATGATACACATCCGACGCTCGTAATACCGGAGCTTATGCGTATTTTGATGGACGTCAAGGGCTTGGGCTGGGACGAAGCGTGGGATATTACAACGCGGACGGTTTCATATACGAATCACACGATATTGAGCGAGGCGCTGGAGCAATGGCCTGTCAATATGGTGCGGGAGCTGCTTCCACGTGTTTCCTTGATCATTGAAGAAATTAACAAGCGCTATTGTGCCATGCTGCTGGAGCGTTATCCGGGTCAGGACATTAAAATTGGCGAAATGGCAATTATTCATGGTGAACAAATTCGCATGGCCCATCTGGCGATTGTCGGCAGCTACAGCGTCAACGGGGTGGCTGCGCTGCACACGCAAATTTTGAAGCAGCGGGAAATGAAGCCGTTCCACGAGCTGTACCCCGGCCGTTTTAACAATAAAACGAATGGGATTGCCCATCGCCGCTGGCTCATGCACGCGAATCCCGAGCTGGCAAGCTTGTATGATGAAACGATAGGTACACGCTGGAGAACTCGTCCACGCGAGTTGATCGACCTGCTTCGTTACAGCGGGGACGAGTCGTTCAAGGAACGGATACAGGCGATTAAGCGAAATAATAAAGTCAGGCTCGCCGAGCAGGTTTTTGCTAAACAGAGCGTGCGACTGGATACGTCCTCGATTTTTGATGTACAGGTTAAACGGCTGCATGGATATAAGCGGCAACTGCTTAATATTTTGCATGTGATGCACGTATACAATCAGCTCAAACATAATCCTTCCCTGGATGTGGTGCCGCGTACGTTTATTTTTGGAGCTAAAGCTGCTCCCGGCTATTATCTTGCCAAGCAGACGATTAAGCTCATTAACAACGTAGCGGACACGATCAATCGGGATGTGGATGTCAGGGACAAGCTGAAAGTCGTTTTTCTGGAAAATTACTCGGTTTCACTGGCCGAGCTGATTATTCCTGCGGCTGATGTCAGCGAGCAAATTTCCACGGCAGGCAAGGAAGCTTCAGGCACTGGAAACATGAAATTTATGATGAATGGTGCACTCACCCTGGGTACGCTGGACGGAGCCAATGTAGAAATGCATGAAATGGTAGGCGATGCCAATATGTTCATTTTCGGAATGAAGGTGGATCAGATCGAGGCGTATTACCGGGACGGGCAGTATTCAGCGCGCAAAACAGCCAACAGCGACGAACGGCTGCGTGAAGTGCTGGATCAACTGGTGAATGATGCTCCTTTTACGCGGCATGAACGGGAATTTGAGGCTATTTATCAATCCTTGATTGATCACAATGACGAATACTTTGTGCTCAAGGATTTTGCGGCGTATGTAGATACTCAGGTGCATATCGAGCAGGTGTACCGGAATCCGTCTGAGTGGACGCGGCGTGCTATTGTAAACATGGCACATGCCGGCAAGTTTTCCAGTGATTGCACAATTCAGCAGTACGCGGCCGATATTTGGAACATTGTACCTCTCCAAAACGATGTCAACAAGCGAATCTTGTCCTAA
- a CDS encoding DUF2062 domain-containing protein: protein MIKLNPNRLKSKQSKKKYNVFQNIWRAIRLNFIKLLRAPGGVKKISLGFAIGFALEMIVISTASLVYLVFYPVVRLSGGSLPAAIVGNVVGKLTFLPIVLMPFAKQLGAWIYPSHYPVHVRGGRLHEHSFMELFHGNWSVFRDLLHGGLHILIGMSIFGVVLGVISYFVIQVLYNRSLHKRLEKRKLRHGAAFSAARLLKNG from the coding sequence TTGATAAAGCTCAATCCGAACAGGCTCAAATCTAAACAATCGAAGAAGAAATATAATGTGTTTCAAAATATATGGCGGGCGATTCGTCTGAATTTCATCAAGCTGTTGCGTGCGCCGGGTGGAGTGAAGAAAATATCTCTGGGCTTTGCCATCGGCTTCGCTCTGGAGATGATTGTCATCTCCACGGCTTCACTGGTGTATCTCGTGTTTTACCCGGTTGTTCGGTTGTCCGGCGGTTCGCTGCCTGCGGCAATTGTGGGCAACGTTGTAGGTAAGCTGACCTTTTTGCCGATTGTGCTGATGCCGTTCGCCAAGCAATTGGGAGCTTGGATTTATCCGTCCCATTACCCGGTACATGTACGGGGAGGCAGGCTCCATGAACATTCCTTTATGGAGCTGTTTCATGGCAATTGGTCTGTATTTAGAGACTTGCTGCATGGAGGACTGCACATTCTGATTGGCATGTCGATTTTCGGTGTGGTGCTAGGGGTTATCTCGTATTTTGTCATTCAAGTTCTGTATAACCGTTCGCTGCACAAACGGCTGGAAAAGCGGAAATTGCGTCATGGCGCAGCCTTTTCAGCGGCCAGACTGTTGAAAAACGGATAA